From the genome of Treponema denticola:
GTATAACAAAGGAATTTGATTATATCTGGAAGCAAAATAAAGACCATAATAAAGCAATATAATTTTACACAAAAAAAGAGTCGATTTGCTGAAAAATATCCTGTAAAAATAAATTCAAATAAAGAAAACCTTTATCAGTTAAGTAAAATTTTTCAGCCGTCAAAACTGCATAATCCCTGTATTTGAACATTATTTTTTCAATAAAGGCGCTGATATCTTTTCCAAATCTTAATTTAAAAAACTTCCGATCTAATCCATCCTTTAATCTTAAACCCATCATAAAAGTTTCTTCTATAAATTCTTTTTCATCTATAGTTTCGTATTCATACACTTCATCCCTATTTTCACAAGAAAGCCACTTATGAATATTTTTAATGGCAGAAAATCTGATAGCATGAGCAGGTAGATTTTCAGTTCTATCGAAAAAAATTGAGCTAAAAGCACCCGGACCTATACCTATATAATTTTGCAACCTCCAATATTTCTCATTATGTATACTTTTATATGAATTTTTGTATGAAAAATTAGACACTTCATATTTAGTATAGCTATTTTTCTCCAAAATATCCTTTCCATAAAGCCATAGAGCAGCAATCTCATCATCTTTTTCGGAACTAATCTTTGTATTTGAACAAAGAGCATATAAAGAAAAATGCTCGGGTATAAACTTTAATAAAGTTTTTATATCGTCTTTAATAATACCTGAAGTTTGATTCTTTAAGCCTGCAATCAAATCACATGACAAAAGAATATTTTTTTCTTGCCTCAAAAGCTCAAGAGCAAAAAGAGTTTTTTGTCTACATCCCCTCCGATTACATGCTTTTAATACCTCATCAGATAAAGACTGAACACCCACAGAAATACGGTTAATACCGCCTTTTACGGCAGCAGATAAAAAGTCTCGGCTTAAATCTTCAGGGTTAATTTCAATTGAAAACTCTTTAGGAGGATTTTTTTGATCTTTTAAAATTTGAGAGGAGATAAAATAAATATCATCCGGGGATAAAAGAGATGGTGTACCGCCTCCTATATATACCGAATCCCACTCTTCTATTCCATATTTTTTTGCTTGAATATGTATATCGGTAACCAGTCTTCGTGCAAAGGGACTTATACCTTTACAGCCTAAAATATTGTTAAACTGTCCAGCTTTAACCGAAAAAAAATCGCAATAAGAACATTTTTGTACACAAAAAGGAATATGAATATATAAGCCTGAATTCATTAGTCTATTTTAAATTTATTAATCGGCCAGTATTTAAAAATTATTTTTCCGCATATTTTTTTGTCTCCGTCTACGGCTCCCCATAGACGGGAATCATCAGTAATTATACGATTATCACATAATACAAAATATTCATTTTCTTTTAGGACGGTTTTAGGATAAGAGCCTGAAAACGGAATGGAGGAATCCCAATTTTTAGGCAATTCCTTTATTTCAATATCATAATTTTTTTGAGCCAATTCAAATTCCGTTAAAAAATGCTCGGAATCCTTTGTTTTTATGTGGACAACAAAATTCTCCATATAAACCGTATCTCCGGGCAAACCCACAATCCTTCTAATAGAATAAAGACCAGAATTTTGAGATTCAAATGGCTGAAAAAGCTGAAAAGTAATAAAACCTATAATAGAATTAGCAGCATTTTTAAAAAACGACTTTGAATCAGAATAGGATCCGTCAATAATTACCAAATCCCCTCTTTTTGCAGAATAAGGATTATAAATAGGTGTAGACAAAACCATATCTCCTTTTGAAATTCCCGGAAGCATAGTATTGGTTTGCAGTCGATAAGTTTTTACCAAATAAGATGTTATTAATGTATAAGTACAAAAAGCAAAAATAAACAAAAAAGCAATAAAAATAACCTTGTTCCTGTACTCTCTTTTTTCCGTATATGAATAACTTCGATACTTTGCCGTCATTTTAAACCTCACTGCATAATATCATTTTCTTCCGTCGTTGACAAGTATTAAATCTATGCATATAATATATCTATGGAAAAAGAGCCTATAAAAATTATAGCAAAAAACCAAAAAGCTTTTTTTAACTATGCAGTTGAAGAAAAAATAGAATGCGGTCTTGTTTTAAAAGGCACAGAGGTAAAATCTTTAAGGGAAGGACGGATATCTTTTCCTGATGCTTTTGCCGAGATTAAGGATGATGAAGTATGGGTCAAGAATTTTCATATTTCAGAGTATATTTATTCTTCGGTTTTTAACCATGATCCATTACGCCCAAAAAAGCTTCTTTTAAAAAAGGATGAAATAAAAAGACTAAAAAGAAAAGTAGAAGAAAAAGGCTATACATTAATTCCGCTGGAATTTTATTTTAAAAACGGTATCGTTAAAGTACTCTTAGGTGTTTGTAAGGGTAAAAAGACCTTTGACAAGCGTGCAGACATAAAAGAAAGAGATATCAAGAGGGATATGCAAAGGGAAATTAAAATAAGGAGTACATAAATAATGAAAATGCAATTTTTTTATAAAATTCCAAGATATTTACTCTTAATTCTACTAATGGCTTTTACTACAGCCGTATATGCAAACCCTACCGTTGGAGTGTTTAAAATAGAATCCAAAAATATAACCGAGCAAACGACTGCAGCCATAAGTAATGCTCTTTTTAGTTTTGTAAAAGAATTAAGAAGATATGATATAGTGGATATGCGCTCTACCCCCGTAAGCGAGACTGATGCACAGATGAGGTTTGATTATGTTTTTGCAGGCAAAATAATAGGCTTGGAAAACGGAATACAGCTTGAACTGATGTTAAAAAATTCTTCGGATAAAATCACACGGCGTATATCAAAGATATATCAAAGTGTTAATTTGATTTTATTAGATTCCAGGATATTGGTTTCAGATATTTTCGATAAGTCGGTAAATTTATCGGAGATGTACAATTTTGAGAGCCCCGTCAGTCAAAATATTCAGGATGAAGTCTTAGAAGTTAAAAACATAGATGTTCTTTCAGGTTCTTGGCATGGAGAAGAAGGCATAGAACGCATTGAAATTATGAGGGGAGGAAGAGCTATAGCAGTTCTTTCCAGCGGAATTTCCCTTTTTTTACAAATGAAGATAAATGACGGTTATTTAATTATAACCCAATCCGGCACACCCCTTCCTAGACAATTCCAAAATTTACCTGACCAAATAGCAAAAAAGGCCGCTGAAATGGGTAAAACACCGTCATGGAAATTTTTAGTTTCCTCAAATAATAAAATTTTAGTGGGAGAAAAAAACGATATTGAGGTAGTCTATCAAGGAAATACCATATCAATAAATGAAGTAGTAAAAAAAGTACGCTGGAGTAAAAACTAAAAGGTCAAAATTAAACTACCTTGCCTTATTATACAAGGTTCTTTATCCGTTAAGCTAACAATAGTAGATGATAATCCGTTTAAATTTCCACCATCCACAATCAAAGAGACCTTATCTTCAAATTCTTCAATTATTTTGTCTATATCGTTAAAAATAGGACATCCGGCATAATTTACACTGGTAGAATATATGGGGCTGCCTGTTTTGCTTATTAAATTTCTAAGCCAATAATCGCCGGGGCATCTAAAAGCTGAAGTTCCCCCGCCCTGTTTATCCTTTACTATTATAGTTAATGGCCCGGGCCATAAATGAAATATATTATCCGGTATAATAGTATCCGTATATTTATAAATATCATCCGGCTCGGAAATCAGACTTATAAAGCTTTTTTCAGCCTCTCTTCTTTTGATTTTCATTATTTTATCCTTTGAAAAAGGAACAATACCTGAAAAACCGTAAACAGTATCTGTGGGAAGTATTATAACTTCATTTTTTTTTAACAAAGAAGCAGCTATATCTAAAGATTTAAGATCTTTTTTTAGAATAAGCATTTCTTTTTACCCTCAACATTTCAAAAATAATAACAATTATGCCTAGAGAAACTGCTATTGTTTTACAAATATAGTCGGAAAGATAATAAGGTTTTTCAATTTCTAAGATAGTCCCAGGTTTTAAACTTCTTCCAAAACCGGCATTGAAGTTCGCAAGCTTGATTATACCCTCATTATTATATATATATCCTAATTCATGGGCATAAATGGCGATAGTTTCGGGATCATAAGTTAAATTTTTTATATGGCTGTCCAAATCATCCCCTATTTCTTTAAGAGATAAGACATGAGCCATAAGAACATCTCTTTGAACTTCTATAAATTGTTTTGAATACACTCCCTTAGGGCCAAAAGAAACGGCTAAAGCAGTATAGGCAAAAATAGAGACAAAAATAGGAATAAGTACTTTAAAATACATTTTCATAGCCTAAGTATATAACGGCATTTTTAATTTTTTCTTGAATTTTTTTATCAAACTATGTATAATTATTCAAGTAAACTGTTTAGGTTATTTACAAATTCTGTCGATATATAGTATAATTATTGATATAGTTTATACGGGAGAAATAGCATGGCATTAGATTTTAACAAAATAGAAGAACCGGATGATTCGGTTTTTCCGGTAAAACTTGAAGACGACTCAAATCTTGACATGTACGGCGTATGGGTTAAAAAAAGTCCTGAAAGAAAAGATGACCAAGAGAGTGATATTTTACCTATAGAAAATGACACTGCTGAAAATCCTTTGGACGATGATATATTAAGTTTTGATGATCATGATATAATCGATTTGGACGCATCGGATGACTCTTTAGAGTTTGAAGAATTAACAGCATCTGATGATTTCGACAAAATTGATGATAATATATTCGAAAACACCGATACTCCGACGGAATCTGAATTTTTTAATGATGAATTTGATATTTTCGATGAACCGGATGCAGTGCTCATCGATGAAGGAGAGGTAAAGAACGAAAATTATGAATTTGAAGATAAATCCTCTCTTGAAGAGCCTATTTTTGACGATATTGAAGAAACTGAAAAAGACGGCGTATCTGAAAACGAAGTATCTAAAAATGCGGATATAAATGAATTCGAAAATCTTGATGTAGATGAATTTTTAAGCGATGAAGAATTCGGAGCATCTTCTGAAACAGATGAAAAGGAGAACAGCATTACACAGGAAGGTACCGGGTCTGAAAATAATATAAAACTAGACCTTTCTTTTGATGAAGATTACTTAGAAAACAAAGAAAGCGATGCTATAGACTTTGAAGGAGATGATTTTGAAGTAATCAGCGATGAAATGGATGCGCCGGAAGTTTTATCCGAACAAGAGATCTTTCATTCAGGTATGGAAAATTTACCTGAACGAAAAATTGATGATATTGCAGATTTAGATCAAATTATAGATGAACTCGACTCTAATGACCAGAAAAATGAAGATATAACTAAAACTGATACAAGAAATGAAATTCCTCTAAATATTGCAATAGATGAAGATTCGGATATATCCTCTCTTGCAGGGAAAAATATGGGAAGCGATGATGAGTTGGAAGATGTAGCTATATTTACAGACATTACCAACTTTGAAGACGTTAACGAAGATAATAAAAAACAAGATGAAGACAAAGGTCTGATTATTGAAAGTACAATAATTGAAGCTGGAAACATAGAAGAAATCAGAGAAGAAAATAGAAAAATTATGGACAATTCATCTTCGGCAAACATCAATCAAGAAAAAGAGATAAAAGAAGAACCCATTGATGACTTTGATTCAATGCTGGATAATGTTATGGGAACAACAGAATCAATAGATGAATCAAAATCGGCTAAACAAAATGACGATATATTCTTTGACGATATTCAAGCTCTTGAAAATGATCTTTTAGACTCAGATAATACACAAAATATTAAAGATGAAGATACAGGTAAGGCCGAGAAAAATACGGAAGTACACCAATCTACAGCCTTAGCAAATGACAGAGCAACCGAAATATTGATTCAAATTGCGGGAGAATTGTCCAGCATTAAAAATGAACTTGCA
Proteins encoded in this window:
- a CDS encoding TP0183 family DNA metabolism protein, whose protein sequence is MKMQFFYKIPRYLLLILLMAFTTAVYANPTVGVFKIESKNITEQTTAAISNALFSFVKELRRYDIVDMRSTPVSETDAQMRFDYVFAGKIIGLENGIQLELMLKNSSDKITRRISKIYQSVNLILLDSRILVSDIFDKSVNLSEMYNFESPVSQNIQDEVLEVKNIDVLSGSWHGEEGIERIEIMRGGRAIAVLSSGISLFLQMKINDGYLIITQSGTPLPRQFQNLPDQIAKKAAEMGKTPSWKFLVSSNNKILVGEKNDIEVVYQGNTISINEVVKKVRWSKN
- a CDS encoding septum formation initiator family protein, with product MKMYFKVLIPIFVSIFAYTALAVSFGPKGVYSKQFIEVQRDVLMAHVLSLKEIGDDLDSHIKNLTYDPETIAIYAHELGYIYNNEGIIKLANFNAGFGRSLKPGTILEIEKPYYLSDYICKTIAVSLGIIVIIFEMLRVKRNAYSKKRS
- the smpB gene encoding SsrA-binding protein SmpB yields the protein MEKEPIKIIAKNQKAFFNYAVEEKIECGLVLKGTEVKSLREGRISFPDAFAEIKDDEVWVKNFHISEYIYSSVFNHDPLRPKKLLLKKDEIKRLKRKVEEKGYTLIPLEFYFKNGIVKVLLGVCKGKKTFDKRADIKERDIKRDMQREIKIRST
- the hemW gene encoding radical SAM family heme chaperone HemW gives rise to the protein MNSGLYIHIPFCVQKCSYCDFFSVKAGQFNNILGCKGISPFARRLVTDIHIQAKKYGIEEWDSVYIGGGTPSLLSPDDIYFISSQILKDQKNPPKEFSIEINPEDLSRDFLSAAVKGGINRISVGVQSLSDEVLKACNRRGCRQKTLFALELLRQEKNILLSCDLIAGLKNQTSGIIKDDIKTLLKFIPEHFSLYALCSNTKISSEKDDEIAALWLYGKDILEKNSYTKYEVSNFSYKNSYKSIHNEKYWRLQNYIGIGPGAFSSIFFDRTENLPAHAIRFSAIKNIHKWLSCENRDEVYEYETIDEKEFIEETFMMGLRLKDGLDRKFFKLRFGKDISAFIEKIMFKYRDYAVLTAEKFYLTDKGFLYLNLFLQDIFQQIDSFFV
- a CDS encoding L-threonylcarbamoyladenylate synthase; amino-acid sequence: MLILKKDLKSLDIAASLLKKNEVIILPTDTVYGFSGIVPFSKDKIMKIKRREAEKSFISLISEPDDIYKYTDTIIPDNIFHLWPGPLTIIVKDKQGGGTSAFRCPGDYWLRNLISKTGSPIYSTSVNYAGCPIFNDIDKIIEEFEDKVSLIVDGGNLNGLSSTIVSLTDKEPCIIRQGSLILTF
- the lepB gene encoding signal peptidase I, whose translation is MTAKYRSYSYTEKREYRNKVIFIAFLFIFAFCTYTLITSYLVKTYRLQTNTMLPGISKGDMVLSTPIYNPYSAKRGDLVIIDGSYSDSKSFFKNAANSIIGFITFQLFQPFESQNSGLYSIRRIVGLPGDTVYMENFVVHIKTKDSEHFLTEFELAQKNYDIEIKELPKNWDSSIPFSGSYPKTVLKENEYFVLCDNRIITDDSRLWGAVDGDKKICGKIIFKYWPINKFKID